Proteins found in one Streptomyces sp. NBC_00461 genomic segment:
- a CDS encoding DUF779 domain-containing protein — translation MSEETPRVELTPAAADLLRRLHAAHGPLMFHQSGGCCDGSAPMCYPEGEFRTGGSDVLLAELEVEGVAKPVTFWMSRSQYEVWSHTRLIVDVVAGRGSGFSLEAPEGVRFLTRSRVVGP, via the coding sequence ATGTCCGAGGAGACCCCGCGCGTCGAACTCACCCCCGCGGCCGCCGACCTGCTGCGCCGACTGCACGCGGCACACGGCCCGCTGATGTTCCATCAGTCGGGCGGCTGCTGCGACGGCAGTGCGCCCATGTGCTACCCGGAGGGCGAGTTCCGCACCGGTGGCTCGGATGTGCTGCTCGCGGAACTGGAGGTCGAGGGGGTGGCGAAGCCGGTGACGTTCTGGATGTCGCGCAGCCAGTACGAGGTCTGGAGCCACACCCGGCTGATCGTGGACGTCGTGGCGGGCCGGGGCAGCGGTTTCTCGCTGGAAGCACCCGAGGGGGTGCGTTTTCTCACCCGTTCTCGCGTCGTCGGCCCATAG
- a CDS encoding phosphodiester glycosidase family protein, with protein sequence MGAAPASGVPSATAVAPGVTYKQYDIQGVKGPTRAHVLTVDLRNSHVRLGLLYPGAVAARAPVSKLADAQGAVGGINGDFFNITETQHPGVEATGSTVGPAIANGHVLKAPVPDGQRFGPALPPGATTRDVIGVGVDRKARLDRLALAGSIRTPVSRLPLGGLNQYALPVNSIGAFTSDWGGASRVRATCGTDSDRAAACSTKTYEVTIRGNRVVSESTTPGKGAIAAGTTVLVGREAGARQLRRFFKGEAVKVTHRLVAATSRTAYSFALGGYPVLKGGHPQAGLDNSTSAVRTAVGIADGGKRLFLFALDGAPAYRTGLTIAEVAAAMRSLGSVDAFSLDGGGSSTLVARAPGATKVSVRNHPSVDPERPVPNGIGVFSTSMSS encoded by the coding sequence GTGGGGGCGGCACCGGCCAGCGGCGTGCCGAGCGCCACCGCCGTCGCGCCGGGAGTCACCTACAAGCAGTACGACATCCAGGGCGTCAAGGGGCCGACCCGCGCCCATGTGCTCACCGTCGACCTGCGCAACAGCCACGTACGCCTGGGCCTGCTGTACCCGGGAGCCGTGGCCGCGCGGGCCCCCGTCTCCAAGCTCGCCGACGCCCAGGGCGCCGTCGGGGGCATCAACGGCGACTTCTTCAACATCACCGAGACCCAGCACCCGGGTGTCGAGGCGACGGGCTCGACCGTCGGGCCGGCGATCGCCAACGGGCACGTACTCAAGGCCCCGGTGCCCGACGGGCAGCGTTTCGGCCCGGCGCTGCCACCCGGCGCCACCACCCGTGACGTGATCGGTGTGGGCGTCGACCGCAAGGCGCGGCTGGACCGCCTGGCGCTCGCCGGTTCGATCCGCACCCCGGTGAGCCGGCTGCCGCTCGGCGGGCTGAACCAGTACGCGCTGCCGGTGAATTCGATCGGCGCCTTCACCTCCGACTGGGGCGGCGCCTCCCGGGTCCGCGCCACGTGCGGCACGGACTCCGACCGGGCCGCCGCCTGCAGCACGAAAACCTACGAGGTGACGATCCGCGGCAACCGGGTCGTCTCCGAGTCCACCACTCCGGGCAAGGGCGCCATCGCCGCGGGAACCACGGTGCTCGTCGGCCGCGAGGCGGGCGCGCGGCAGCTGCGGAGGTTCTTCAAGGGCGAGGCGGTGAAGGTGACGCACCGGCTGGTGGCCGCCACCTCCCGGACCGCGTACAGCTTCGCGCTCGGCGGCTATCCGGTGCTGAAGGGCGGACACCCGCAGGCCGGCCTGGACAACTCGACGTCGGCCGTGCGCACGGCCGTCGGCATCGCGGACGGCGGGAAGCGGCTGTTCCTGTTCGCGCTGGACGGGGCTCCCGCCTACCGCACCGGTCTGACGATCGCCGAAGTGGCCGCCGCCATGCGGTCGTTGGGCTCGGTCGACGCCTTCAGTCTGGACGGCGGCGGGTCCTCGACCCTGGTCGCCCGCGCACCGGGGGCGACGAAGGTCTCCGTACGGAACCATCCGTCCGTCGACCCGGAACGCCCCGTCCCCAACGGCATCGGAGTGTTCTCCACATCGATGTCGTCGTGA
- a CDS encoding phosphatidylinositol-specific phospholipase C/glycerophosphodiester phosphodiesterase family protein, with translation MALITRRRALTALGAAAAVVLPPPAGSAFAEGNKHNRRPLWRAHAHNDYDHPRPLFDALDHRFGSVEADIFLVGDQLLIAHDPSQLDPTRTLESLYLDPLAAIVKANRGSVYRGYRRPLQLLIDIKTEGSSTYLELDRHLQRYQHLFTTCVHGRVHPGAITNVISGDRAARTPMEAQTVRRAFYDGRLTDLGTAAPASFVPLISDNWQLNFTWLGEGTFPEAERHKLRGIIRQAHARGQKVRFWNTPDLAGPARDALWAELLAAGVDYFNTDDLAGLEAFLDAHRAA, from the coding sequence ATGGCCCTCATCACCCGCCGCAGAGCCCTCACCGCCCTCGGCGCCGCCGCCGCGGTCGTGCTCCCCCCGCCCGCGGGCAGCGCGTTCGCCGAGGGGAACAAGCACAACCGCCGCCCGTTGTGGCGCGCCCACGCCCACAACGACTACGACCATCCGCGCCCCCTCTTCGACGCCCTCGACCACCGCTTCGGCAGCGTCGAGGCCGACATCTTCCTCGTCGGCGACCAGCTCCTCATCGCCCACGACCCCTCCCAGCTCGACCCGACACGCACCCTCGAATCCCTCTACCTCGACCCGCTGGCCGCCATCGTCAAGGCCAACCGCGGTTCCGTGTACCGGGGTTACCGGCGGCCGCTCCAGCTGCTCATCGACATCAAGACCGAGGGCTCGTCGACGTACCTCGAACTCGACCGCCACCTCCAGCGCTACCAGCACCTCTTCACGACCTGTGTCCACGGCCGTGTCCACCCCGGTGCCATCACCAACGTGATCTCCGGCGACCGTGCCGCCCGTACGCCGATGGAGGCCCAGACCGTACGGCGGGCCTTCTATGACGGCCGGCTCACCGACCTCGGCACCGCGGCGCCCGCCTCCTTCGTCCCGCTGATCAGCGACAACTGGCAGCTCAACTTCACCTGGCTCGGGGAGGGCACCTTCCCCGAAGCCGAGCGGCACAAGCTGCGCGGCATCATCCGCCAGGCGCACGCGCGCGGGCAGAAGGTGCGCTTCTGGAACACCCCTGACCTGGCCGGGCCCGCCCGCGACGCGTTGTGGGCCGAGCTGCTCGCCGCCGGTGTCGACTACTTCAACACCGACGACCTCGCCGGCCTGGAGGCGTTCCTGGACGCCCACCGGGCGGCGTAG
- a CDS encoding acyl-CoA dehydrogenase family protein — protein sequence MTTRRTQPDLLYSEEQEALRDAVRDLLADHCDAPGVIARTESDTPHDLAAWKALADGMGLAGLLVPEAKGGQGATHREVAVVLEELGRAVAPVPYLTSSVVATEALLACEADDLLAELASARKIGALAVALNVAPGSAHKAVRVEDGTLHGELTGIADAVVADVLLVPAEDGGLYAVDADAVTVTPQTSFDLTRPLATVTLHGAGARRIGDAEPAVRRALRAGAGLLASEQLGLAQWALTETVRYLKERKQFNRPVGGFQALKHRLAQLWLEVVNLRAAARNAADALAADEDADVAVAVAQAYAASVAVHAAEEALQLHAGIGMTWEHPIHLCLKRAKADSIAYGTAGTHRAAVAELVDLQAP from the coding sequence ACCTGCTGTACTCGGAGGAGCAAGAGGCGCTGCGGGACGCCGTCCGGGACCTGCTCGCCGACCACTGCGACGCGCCCGGCGTCATCGCACGCACCGAGTCCGACACCCCGCACGACCTCGCGGCCTGGAAGGCCCTCGCGGACGGCATGGGCCTGGCCGGCCTGCTGGTGCCCGAGGCCAAGGGCGGCCAGGGCGCCACGCACCGTGAAGTCGCCGTTGTCCTGGAGGAGTTGGGGCGCGCGGTCGCTCCCGTGCCGTATCTCACCAGCTCCGTCGTCGCCACCGAGGCCCTGCTGGCGTGCGAGGCCGACGACCTGCTGGCCGAGCTGGCGTCGGCACGGAAGATCGGCGCCCTCGCCGTCGCGCTGAACGTCGCTCCGGGCAGCGCCCACAAGGCCGTACGCGTCGAAGACGGCACCCTGCACGGGGAGTTGACCGGTATCGCGGACGCGGTGGTCGCCGATGTCCTGCTGGTGCCGGCCGAGGACGGCGGTCTGTACGCGGTCGACGCGGACGCGGTGACCGTCACCCCGCAGACCTCCTTCGACCTCACCCGGCCACTGGCGACCGTCACCCTCCACGGGGCGGGCGCCCGCCGGATCGGGGACGCCGAGCCCGCCGTACGACGCGCTCTGCGGGCCGGCGCCGGACTGCTCGCCTCCGAGCAACTCGGCCTCGCCCAGTGGGCGTTGACCGAGACGGTCCGCTATCTGAAGGAGCGCAAGCAGTTCAACCGACCCGTCGGCGGCTTCCAGGCGCTCAAGCACCGGCTCGCCCAGCTGTGGCTGGAGGTGGTCAACCTCCGCGCGGCCGCCCGCAACGCGGCCGACGCCCTGGCGGCCGACGAGGACGCCGACGTGGCGGTGGCCGTGGCCCAGGCGTACGCGGCGTCCGTCGCCGTCCACGCCGCCGAGGAGGCGCTGCAGTTGCACGCCGGCATCGGCATGACCTGGGAGCACCCCATCCACCTCTGCCTGAAGCGGGCCAAGGCCGACTCGATCGCCTACGGCACGGCCGGCACCCACCGCGCCGCCGTGGCCGAACTCGTCGACCTGCAAGCCCCCTGA